AGCAATCCGCGCCGACGGTCGGCGCTGGGGAAAGGCTGGCGGCCACCGGCCCTCACGGGACCAGCATCCCGGCCAGCCAGAAAAGCAGCATCCCGGCCAGCACACTCGCCCCGAGGGATTTGGTTTTCAGGGCGACCCAAAGCGTGGGAACGGCCACCCAAAGTTCGCTTCTGAAAAGATCGAGGCTGCGGGGGGTGCCGCCGGTCAGCAGGGCGGGGGCCAGCAGGGCGCTGAGGATGGCGGCCGGGATGAGGTCCAGCCATTCGACAAACCAGGACGGCAGCCTGCGGCGGGCGAGAAAGGCCAGCGGCAGCCATCGGGGGATGAACGTGACCAGCCCCATCCC
The Desulfobacteraceae bacterium genome window above contains:
- a CDS encoding AzlD domain-containing protein encodes the protein GMGLVTFIPRWLPLAFLARRRLPSWFVEWLDLIPAAILSALLAPALLTGGTPRSLDLFRSELWVAVPTLWVALKTKSLGASVLAGMLLFWLAGMLVP